From Solibacillus sp. FSL W7-1464:
GCAACATTATGTATTGGTGGCGGGCAAGGTGTAGCAACAATTGTACAACGCTAAAATTAATTGTAGGTGAGAACGATGGCAAAAAAGAAACAGCAAAGAATGACGAATGAATTTGAGCTTCCAAAAGATAAGGCGGCAACATTGGCCGATCAGTTAGGCGGCGATGTCTTGGCCAAGCTGAAAGCAGCGAAGCAGGAAATGGTGGCTGACGAAAAGGCGAAAGAAGAAGAGCGTCTGGCGAAAGCGGCATTCGAACGCAAACAACGCGAAAAAAATATGAGCTTTGAAGAACTGTTAAATCAATACGGCGACAAAGGTTCGAAATTTTAACGGTCAAGAAGCTTACTAAATAGGAAAAGATAGCACACTATTTTTGGAGGGCACTAAAAAAGTCATTCAATTATAAGGAAGGGCATGTTGGAACGAAAATTCGTTCCAACATGCCCTTTTCTTCGATGCCGTTGATTTCCATTGCGGCGGACGCTTTCCGCGGGCACGGCTCCAACTAAATGATCTGCGCCTAAACGGAGGCACAGATCATTGGATTTTCCGCACGTGCTGTTCCCGCAGGAGTCGCCGCCTCCATTCCAATCAACTGGAGTGTCTTATGAAGAGAATTTTTTTCTCCTTCTGCGCCCTCCTATTTTTGTGTGCTATCTTTTTTAAATACACCCATAATAAGTTTTGCAAACACTAGCAATGTTAATGCACCACATGCATCGAGCACCACATCTTCAGCGAGACCGCTGCGACCCGGAATCATACTTTGGCGGTATTCATCGAAGCTTGCGATTACTACGGCTGTAACAAAGGCAAGAACGATTGGAAAACGCCATTTCAGTTTCCGGTATAAAATATAGAATATAACCGCTAATAAACCGTATCCGAAGAAATGCGTTGCTTTCCGGATAAGAAACTCAAGAAATTGAAAATAGCCTCTTGTTTCAACCGATATAATTTTTCCCCAATAAGGAATTTCAAATTGACTTAACCATGCTTCGAAAGGTTTGTCCTTTAATAAATCTTTTAACGCCGGAACAATCGTTTGCTGTTCATAGCTCATGTTGGACATGACAAAGACAGCAATTATCCCGATGACAACGAGAGCAATCCACTTTTTCATCTATGCTCAGTATAACGGTCGGTTTTTGTCCAGCTATCAATCTCCGAAATATTTTGCAGGGATCGGGCTTTTTCGTAGGCATCCAGATTTTGCTGCAGTTGCGTAAGTGTACGAGCACCAATGACTGTTGAAGCGACCGTCGGATACTGTAAATTGAAAGCGAGTGCAGCTGCATGAACATCACCATACTGCTGTTCAATTTCCTGCAGCACCTCTTTTGCCGCGGCTTCATCATAGCTCATATAAGATTTTAAACGAGTGCGCCATTCATTTGTCAGCAAACCTTTTGCAATCGATCCGCGTGTTACGACAGAAGCACCTGTCTGTTGGATCGGGTCGAAAAATTCGCTTGCACGTTCATCAAAAATATTAAACTGCATCATATTGCTGATGGCATCACTGTTTTGCAGAAATGGCATGAAAACATTCGGTCGGATGGAGGAAATACCATATTCTCGAATAAGCCCTTCTTTTTTCAGACTTTCAAATGTGTCGGTAATTTCTTCCCAATTATCTTCGGTCGTCCCGCCATGTAACTGGTATAGATCCAGATAATCTGTCTGTAGCCGCTGCAGACTGTCGCGTACCGCTTTATTAATATAATTTGCGGATGTATCCCAGCTCCAGCCTTCCTTGCCTTCCTCCCAACGATTCCCGACTTTCGATGCCAGATAAATATTGGGGCGGTGTTGCTTCAGTGCCGCACCAACTACTTTTTCGTTTTCTCCCTGATTATACAGATCGGCGGTATCAAAATAATTAATGCCTGCATCTAGTGCAGCATGAATGACTTCCTCTGCTTCTGCTGGTTTTGGAGGTAATGACATACAGCCTAAACTAATTTCAGAAATATGAAGATTGCTTGTACCTAATTGTCTTTTTTTCACGTTAATTCCTCCCTGGTTCAATATTTTAGAAAAGCTCTCACTAATGGTACAATGAATAGAAGCAATAGAACAAGTGGAGGCATGGTCATGAAAAAATTTGAAGAAAAAACAATTCAATCCCAACCCATCTATTCAGGGAAGGTCATTTCATTAAAAGTAGACGATGTATCGCTTCCGAATGGTGAAACAGGGAAGCGTGAAATTATTAATCATCCAGGTGCAGTCGCGGTAATTGCCATCACAGAAAACAATAAAATTTTACTTGTTGAGCAGTACCGTAAAGCTCTTGAACGTTCAATTATAGAGATTCCTGCCGGTAAGCTGGAAAAAGGGGAAGAGCCCATTGTAACGGCCCGCCGCGAGTTGGAGGAAGAGACAGGTTATACATCGGATCATTTCGAATTTATACAGGCTTTTGCTACATCACCGGGATTTGCGGATGAAATTATTCATATTTTCGTAGCAGAAAAGTTAAAAAAATTAGACATTCCGGTTGATTTAGATGAAGATGAATTTGTAGAGCTAATGGAAGTATCACTGGAAGAAGCAGAAGCGATGGTTGCGGACGGCCGTATTTATGATGCCAAAACGGCTTTTGCGATTTTATGGCTGAAGTTAAAAATGAAATTAAATCAATAATTGTTTACGCATAAGGACAATTTATGTGCATAAGTTGTATGGACAAGGAGGAGTCCAAATGCGTAAATATCTATATATTCAATATACTTCGATGATTGTCGTATGTTTCATTTGTGGTGTGGTATGTTATCAGCTATTCGATATTGGACAAGTGCAGCAAATTATAAAGTATAGTGATCGTAGACTGCTCCAACTGGAAAAACCTGAATTACTTTGGAGTGTAGTTCCTTTCATAGTTGCCTTAAGTATTGTATTATTCTTTTCGACACATAAATATTTGCCGCGTATAGGTCTTATATTTATTGCGATAAAAGTAACATTTTTAGGATTTAGCTCGGTCTATTTACTTGTACAGCATGAATCTATTAAACTTTATGCATTTTGGTGGTTTCCATTTCAGTTAATATATTGTGTATTATTAATTATGCTCTATCAAATAACTACTAAAACTACGAGTAGACGAGCCTTGAAAACGGTGATGCCATGGAAGAAGATTATATTCCTGATAGTCGTGATGGTAATTGTTTTTGCAGTGGAAAATTTAGCAATTACTTATTTATTTAAATAATCATTGTCTTGTAATGAGATTTATTCATTTGGTATAATGAAAAGAGTTTAGGAGGGCGTCACATATGGAGAGCCGTATTGATCGAATTAAAAAGCAACTGCATAGTGCGAGCTATAAGCTGACGCCACAGCGAGAAGCAACAGTAGCGGTTTTACTGGAGCATGAGGAAGATCATTTAAGTGCTGAGGATGTTTACTTATTAGTAAAAGAAAAGGCACCAGAGATTGGACTGGCTACTGTATACCGTACATTGGAGCTTTTAACAGAGCTGAAAATTGTCGATAAAATTAATTTTGGTGATGGTGTATCCCGTTATGATTTACGTCAAGAGGGCGCGAAGCATTTCCATCATCATCTAGTTTGTATCGAATGTGGCGCAGTAGATGAAATTCAAGAAGATTTACTGGAAGATGTAGAAGAAATTGTGGAGAAACGTTGGAACTTTATTATCAAAGATCACCGTCTGACATTCCATGGCATCTGCTGGCGTTGTCATGATAATAATGACAACTCTGGAGACAGCAATGCATAATCTATAATCAAAAAAAGAGCAGCGTATATTGCTGTTCTTTTTTTGTGCGTTTTTTTTGCTTTTAACGGTATTTATAAAAGACCAATCAGTTCGCAGTAAAAAAACTCTATTTCCCCTCAGCTGAGGAGAAATAGAGTTATATTTTTATTTATTTCGCCGGATGATGGGCAACAATCAGAACCTTGCCTGCATTCAGATCATTCTTCGCAGTTGCCTGTTCATTTTCGCCTACACCGATGTCAGCAAGCTGATGGTGCAGATCTTCCGGAGTACTTTGGAAGAAGTTTTTAATCGATGCGAAGAAGCCTTTGTCATTTTCCGTTGTTCCAGGAGTTTTGCTCGCATCTACATTGAAAAAGTCGGCAATGTCTTCTGCACGTTTATTGCTGTTTGCGAAGACATGAATATGATCGCGATCATAGCCCTCTGTAATAAATGATTCGATTACTGACTTTGCCTGCACACCGTTTTCTACTGATTTCATAATTGCCATATATATACACTCTCCTTTGTATGAATACTTATGTTATTCCCGAACTCCAACAATTAAAACGTTAAGAGATTCATACAGGCGTAATTCAAATTCCGGGAGAACGTGCATCCAGATGAAAATTATGTTCTTCAAATAGTTATTGTTCTATTAGATCATGCATTTTTTTAATCTCTAAAAATTGCAGCTGATGGCCATCGATTTCATGGATTTTAAATGCATAGTTTTCAAAAATAAATGTATCTTCAATATTCAGGTCCGGCATGTTTGTGAAGTACCAGCCACCGATTGTATCAACATTCGATTCTTCAATATCAAGGAACAACAATTTAGAAATATCTTCAAGCAATACTTTTGAATAGACTAAATAATGATCTTCACCGATTTTACGAATATCTGAAACTTCATCATCGTCAAACTCATCGCGAATTTCACCGACAAGTTCTTCCAGAATATCTTCAACGGTAATCATACCGCTCGTTCCGCCATATTCATCAAGCAGGATCGCAATATGAATACGCTTTTTCTGCATAATTTGAAGCAGACTTTGAATAGGTGTTGTTTCGATTGTGCGAACGACCGGGTTAATATAGTCTTCCAATTTAAATGTTTCCGGATCGATCCGGTTATTCATGCCAAGTGTTAAAAAGTCTTTAATATTTAAAAAACCTAATATATTATCGCGGTCCCCATCGTAAACCGGGTAGCGTGTATAGCGTTCCTCTGAAACTTGTGTTAAAACTTCTTCGAACGTTGCAGTCACATCAAAGCCGACAATATCTGTACGGGGAACCATAATTTCGCGGGCGATTTTATCATCGAATTCAAATACATTGTTAACATACTTTAATTCGTTGACATTGATTTCACCGGATTTATAGCTCTCAGATAGAAGCAGTCGCAATTCCTCTTCCGTATGAGAGAGTTCATGTTCGCTCGCTGGTCGCATCCCGAACAATTTCAATAATAAACGTGCTGAACCATTTAATAGCCAAATTAACGGGAACATAAGTTTATAGAATAATTGAATGGGCTTCGCGAATGCCAGAGTAATCGCTTCTGCTCT
This genomic window contains:
- the fur gene encoding ferric iron uptake transcriptional regulator; its protein translation is MESRIDRIKKQLHSASYKLTPQREATVAVLLEHEEDHLSAEDVYLLVKEKAPEIGLATVYRTLELLTELKIVDKINFGDGVSRYDLRQEGAKHFHHHLVCIECGAVDEIQEDLLEDVEEIVEKRWNFIIKDHRLTFHGICWRCHDNNDNSGDSNA
- a CDS encoding YqkE family protein, translated to MAKKKQQRMTNEFELPKDKAATLADQLGGDVLAKLKAAKQEMVADEKAKEEERLAKAAFERKQREKNMSFEELLNQYGDKGSKF
- a CDS encoding NUDIX hydrolase; this translates as MKKFEEKTIQSQPIYSGKVISLKVDDVSLPNGETGKREIINHPGAVAVIAITENNKILLVEQYRKALERSIIEIPAGKLEKGEEPIVTARRELEEETGYTSDHFEFIQAFATSPGFADEIIHIFVAEKLKKLDIPVDLDEDEFVELMEVSLEEAEAMVADGRIYDAKTAFAILWLKLKMKLNQ
- a CDS encoding VanZ family protein; the encoded protein is MKKWIALVVIGIIAVFVMSNMSYEQQTIVPALKDLLKDKPFEAWLSQFEIPYWGKIISVETRGYFQFLEFLIRKATHFFGYGLLAVIFYILYRKLKWRFPIVLAFVTAVVIASFDEYRQSMIPGRSGLAEDVVLDACGALTLLVFAKLIMGVFKKDSTQK
- a CDS encoding general stress protein, yielding MAIMKSVENGVQAKSVIESFITEGYDRDHIHVFANSNKRAEDIADFFNVDASKTPGTTENDKGFFASIKNFFQSTPEDLHHQLADIGVGENEQATAKNDLNAGKVLIVAHHPAK
- a CDS encoding hemolysin family protein; the protein is MTTIINLIIFSVLIAFTAFFVATEFAIVKVRQSRIDQLVAEGKAGSISAKNVTTHLDEYLSACQLGITVTALGIGMVGESTFEFILHPLFESIGIGTEHIHWFTLGGAFFLATFFHVVVGELAPKTIAIQRAEAITLAFAKPIQLFYKLMFPLIWLLNGSARLLLKLFGMRPASEHELSHTEEELRLLLSESYKSGEINVNELKYVNNVFEFDDKIAREIMVPRTDIVGFDVTATFEEVLTQVSEERYTRYPVYDGDRDNILGFLNIKDFLTLGMNNRIDPETFKLEDYINPVVRTIETTPIQSLLQIMQKKRIHIAILLDEYGGTSGMITVEDILEELVGEIRDEFDDDEVSDIRKIGEDHYLVYSKVLLEDISKLLFLDIEESNVDTIGGWYFTNMPDLNIEDTFIFENYAFKIHEIDGHQLQFLEIKKMHDLIEQ
- a CDS encoding aldo/keto reductase; translation: MKKRQLGTSNLHISEISLGCMSLPPKPAEAEEVIHAALDAGINYFDTADLYNQGENEKVVGAALKQHRPNIYLASKVGNRWEEGKEGWSWDTSANYINKAVRDSLQRLQTDYLDLYQLHGGTTEDNWEEITDTFESLKKEGLIREYGISSIRPNVFMPFLQNSDAISNMMQFNIFDERASEFFDPIQQTGASVVTRGSIAKGLLTNEWRTRLKSYMSYDEAAAKEVLQEIEQQYGDVHAAALAFNLQYPTVASTVIGARTLTQLQQNLDAYEKARSLQNISEIDSWTKTDRYTEHR